Proteins encoded by one window of Rhodamnia argentea isolate NSW1041297 chromosome 6, ASM2092103v1, whole genome shotgun sequence:
- the LOC115741565 gene encoding LOB domain-containing protein 27 has protein sequence MTLKGGASQACAACKYQRRKCKPDCPLAPFFPADQPEIFRNVHKLFGVSNILKILKGLHPNQKPIAMRSIIDQANMRDWYPVHGCYGLIQNLQYQIQQAKEELHAIYGQLEMYRQQNQISPVPEDVPSQLELGMAPPNGSLPLFHHTQQQYSAVAALPIPPNHCSNNGGVAGYDNSGDVVPKDNVENALWMQNQYANYSSGSTIQIAAPQPLDVQQEIVQDYDELQPFFDTIDDAQSYMDSKEACDSSSESSLKDTRQSIEHAGKNELKSAAACFSLTSVN, from the exons atgaccCTGAAGGGTGGTGCGAGCCAGGCATGTGCGGCGTGCAAGTACCAGAGGAGGAAGTGCAAACCGGACTGCCCTCTAGCTCCTTTCTTCCCGGCCGACCAACCGGAGATCTTCCGGAACGTGCACAAGTTGTTCGGCGTCAGCAACATCCTGAAGATACTGAAAGGGCTGCATCCTAACCAGAAGCCTATCGCCATGAGATCCATCATTGACCAAGCGAACATGCGTGACTGGTACCCCGTGCATGGTTGCTACGGCCTCATCCAGAACCTGCAGTACCAAATACAGCAGGCCAAGGAAGAGCTCCACGCCATCTACGGGCAGCTGGAGATGTACAGGCAGCAGAACCAGATCTctcccgtcccggaagatgtgCCTTCTCAGTTGGAACTAGGCATGGCCCCGCCGAATGGCTCCCTTCCCTTGTTCCACCACACGCAACAGCAGTACAGTGCCGTGGCCGCCTTGCCCATCCCGCCGAATCACTGCAGCAATAACGGAGGCGTTGCCGGTTACGACAACTCCGGCGATGTGGTTCCGAAGGATAATGTCGAGAATGCCTTGTGGATGCAAAACCAGTATGCGAATTACAGCAGCGGCAGTACAATTCAGATCGCAGCACCACAGCCGTTGGACGTGCAGCAAGAAATAGTCCAAGACTACGATGAACTCCAACCTTTCTTCGACACCATCGACGATGCACAGTCTTACATGGATTCGAAAGAGGCATGCGACTCGAG CTCGGAATCATCATTGAAGGACACAAGGCAATCCATCGAGCATGCTGGCAAGAACGAATTGAAGAGCGCCGCCGCGTGCTTCAGCCTCACTAGTGTCAACTGA